The genome window CGGGCAGCAGCGCCGGCGGAGCGACCGGCAGGCCCGCGAACGGGGAGCCGCCTGACCCGCCAAGGTCCGCGCCGGGCGCTATCATGGCGCCTCCCATGCCGACCACCCGACAGGACGCTGCCCGCCGGCGGCGCGCCACGCAGAAGCGGCGACTCATCCCGCTGTCCGCCCTTCTGCTGATGCTCGCCGGGTGCGCATCGCCGTCTCCGACACCCACCTCGAGCCCCACTCCCATCCCGACCGCCGTCCCGACCCCGACGCCGGAACCGACCGTCCAGCCAACGCCCATCTTCAGCAACGTTGCGGACCCCGCCCTGGTCGCGCTGATCCCGACCGAGGCGGCCGGACAGGCCGTCCAGATTCCGCCCATCACCGAATTCGCGATCACGCCCGGAGACATCGGCGAGGTCTACGGCGAGATCGGCACCCGCTTCCGCTCCCTCCAGCTGGCGTATATCTCGCGACCCCGCCTCTCCCTGTACGCCATGCGCATGAACCCACCGACGGTGAGGACCGCGGACCTCGAGCCGTACCTGGCCGCGGCAGCGCAATACGTCGGCATCGCCGGCCTCCACCGCGAGCCCTGGACCCTCCAGACCGTGGCCGGCCACGTGGTCTGGGTGCGGCCCGAGGACAATGCGACGCTGCCGGGCACGCGCGTCTATACCTGGGCGGTGGACGATCTCGTCTTGCTGATGATCGGGACCGACGAGGCGCAGAACCTTTCGATGCTCGCTGGCCTGCCGGGCGAGGCCCCGCCCACGCCAACGCCGGCCGCGTCGACCAGCGGCAGCGCCAGCGCGGGGCCCTCCGCCTCATGACCGATTGGGGTGCCTGGGGCGACGACGCTCGCGACGACCGCCTGTCCCGCAAGCGAGACCGGCTGGCCCGCCTCCTCTCGGTCGCGTCGATCCTCTACGCCCGCGGCAGCGGTGAGTCAGGCGTGCCGGTCTCCGAGATTGCCGGCCTGACCGGGATGACGACTCGCACCGTCTATCGCGACATCAAGGCCCTGGAGGAAGAGCTGGCGATGCCGATCTTTCAGGCGGGCAAGGGGCGCTACGGGATCGAGAAGAAGTACTTCCTCCCGCCGCTGCACCTCTCCCTGCCGGAGGCTGTGGTCCTCTTCCTGGCGTCCCGCCTGATCGCGCGCTGGTCCGACGCCTATGACCAGGCGGTGGTCAGCGCCTTCACCAAGCTCTCCGATCTCCTTCCACAGCCGATCGCACGGCACGTGGCCGCAACGATGCTGACCGTCGGCCGGGCGGCGCCGAACGACCAGTTCGTGCGCAACTTCGCCCACGTCGCCCAGGCGTGGGCCGATGGGCGGGTGGTGGAATTCGAGTACGAGTCGGGCGAGGGGGAGGGCCGCAGCGCGCGCGTGCATCCGTACTTCCTGGAGCCCGATGCCGCGGGGCGCAGCGTTTACCTGATCGGCTTCGATGAGACGGTGAACGCCATGCGCACCTACAAGGTGGAGCGCATCCGCAGTTCCACACTGACCGCGGAGCGCTACCAGATCCCTGACGACTTCGACCCAGATCGCTGGCTCGCCCACTCATG of Chloroflexota bacterium contains these proteins:
- a CDS encoding transcriptional regulator; protein product: MTDWGAWGDDARDDRLSRKRDRLARLLSVASILYARGSGESGVPVSEIAGLTGMTTRTVYRDIKALEEELAMPIFQAGKGRYGIEKKYFLPPLHLSLPEAVVLFLASRLIARWSDAYDQAVVSAFTKLSDLLPQPIARHVAATMLTVGRAAPNDQFVRNFAHVAQAWADGRVVEFEYESGEGEGRSARVHPYFLEPDAAGRSVYLIGFDETVNAMRTYKVERIRSSTLTAERYQIPDDFDPDRWLAHSWGIWSSDTTATADVRLRFEASVAHRVREAVWHRSQRVTELPDGRVELTVTVAGIVEIRPWILSWGDGVEVLEPPELRDAVARGLRGAATRYEG